CTATTGGAGTATGAATGGTTATGTTTTTGCTACTCTACCACGGTCATGCTGATCTCAAATGTAAGTTTCTACAAGATTAGCAATGTTCAACCCAAGGTCTCCATTCAACCTTTTTTCAGGACATCACTCGTAAAACAAGCCATAGATTGTCAGATTTACATCATGTCATTAGGTAATAGATATGAAAATGTTAAGCTAGAAGTAACAACTAAAGATAAGAATAGGAAACAGTGAGGAAAAATGACAAGAGCTCACCTCGCTCCTACTAGAGTCTAACATCCAGCTAAGCAAACAACATAAATACAAATGGAAGCAACGTAATACAAGACACAAACTAAGATGGAAGCAATTTGAgaaatgaaagataaaaaaaatacttacaaCACTGTCAGTGGAAACACCAAGGATTTCAGTGTTCAACTTCTCAAACTCTGCATAACGGTCACTGAAAGCAGTGATTTCTACACCAAGGAAGACACAGAATTTAGTAAATGATTATGTAATAATAAATCTGAACGTTCCAATTAAAAACTCAGTATACTAACCAGTAGGGCAAACAAATGTGAAGTCCAAAGGATAGAAAAACAATATTACATATTTCTTTCCCCTGTAATCAGAAAGTTTGACCTGCACAAGACAAAAAAGCAATTAGCTCTACACTTCCCCTGTTCCGCATCAACCCTGAACATCCCATAAAGAAAAAGGGCTACATGGTCAAGGCAAGAAAAATGCTCATCATTAGCTTGATACATCTATTCATTATTCCCTCTATTCCTTTAAGTTTGCCCCATTTGACCAACAATGTGGAGCTTTCACGGTCATCTGGAGCAAATACTAAGGACTGGTGGCGCCACATGAATTAAAGTAGGTTAATTCCTAAATGCAACAGGAGCAATCATGTCTAAAACAAAGCAATCCAATTCTTATCAATACTGATTGCAAGTTTCTTAAGTTAagcaatatttttttatgataaaagaGAATCGAGCGACACTCTTATCATTTAAGCTAGAAAAAACAACAGAAGAGAAGATTAAGAGATTACATTAATAAACTCTTGGTCAAAAACAGCCTCCGCTTCAAAGTCTGGTGCAACATTTCCAACTAAAGGAACATCACTCTGCAAAGATAAAACAACAAATTTATTTAGAAAAGATACCACATTTAGCTCAAAATGATTAGTTCACATTATGACAATGGTACAGCCATAACTAATTGTGTAATCATAATTACCAACACCAACCAGCAACAGACCATCAGTTATTAAAGATTTAGAAAAAGGATTTAACACTAGTAACTGCTTCCAACGCAAAATACTTCACATTGGACTATAGTCAtccataaatttaaataattttatgaagATGGTAAAAAAAATCAGCATTTTTTGATTTCCATtctcaataatataaatacttCCTCTATGTCGTTTCGGTTCACCACAAGTGTTAAGAAAGCTATCTATGGTTCACATTTGTCGACCATCACAATATTCCCCTACTTCTAATTACATCCATCAACTTAAATTGTCTTCGAatttgtgcaaaaagtaaaggaAACACATGTTGAGATGGAGGAAGTGAAGTGTGGAGTACCAATTAATGATCAAAGTTTACCAATAAGATCAAATATTGGAAAAAGTACACACAAAAGCTTCCATTTAAATCACCAATAAATCGATATATAAGCAAGATAAAATCGCAAATATACAGAAATCACGAACCACAGCATACAATTTTAGCCTTTTACTTGTATAGTTGTGTCCAATTCACATTTCTATCAGCCAGTTGAAATTCAAGtttaaaatattaagaatttacgaaagaacaaaaaaaaaatcatatcagCGTAATTCCAATTGAAAAATGAAGGACAGAGAAGATACATACAGAAGCGCAAACGGTAAAGCTGCGTTTGGAAGAGGGAGAGCGGCAAGAAGAGAGAGAACGAGGAGATTGGAAAGATTTGGTAAAATTGGAGGAAACATTTAGGGTTTGAGGAAAGGGTTTAAGAGATGCAACTGCCATTGGAGCAGAAGATTTGGAGGAGAAAGCTCTAGGGTTTGGAGAGAGAATTGCAGATGAAGATGCAATGGAAGCCATTGTTGATCGTCTCTGTTCTTCGCGTTTTGGAGTTGAGAATTTATGGCGAGGATGAGCTAAGTGAGTGGGATGGGAATGGATAAGTAGAGTGTTGAGATTTGAGCGAGTGAAATGTGAATTGAGTGGGTAATTATGGTTATGTCCTTTGCCCAAACAACATTTTGTATTAGACATAAAATATGTGATGTGTCGAAGTATGTCACTTATCTGGTAAAGTTTTGTGGCGATTAATTTGTGTGACTATATATAGTAATGAGGTATGTTTTAGTATGTGTATTTCTTCTAATAATTGTCGTACCAAATCGTGATGGGAGCCATAACAAAACGTTTCCACCTTAAAATTGGTTATGAATGAAGGATTTGATGGACCATAACTACGAACCACTAGCATGACGTGTATAAGGTATGTCTACAAAACATGTAGATATCGATCGAGCGGGTATGAAGCGAATGTTAATGCGATAGATAAAAATAAAGCCATCGAAATTTACTCATTTGCcttctttaaatattttaacaCATAAATATCATCAAGTGACTCTAACATAAATTTGAAGGCataatttaaaagtcaaatattaagaaatcattattataatgataGAACGAGTAAATTTGATTGCCCAtcgataataaaatattaaactttcATTATAGTATCTTTATatgacaaaaatttaaaatcattgatgTTAAATGGTTGATATTTACTTCTATGAATGGTAAAAAGTAGCCAGTAATAAggacaataataagaaaaagcAAGTAATGTAGGAGTATACATGGTTCTAGCAAACCCCATAGCTCTAGATTACAAAGATATCCCTTGTAATCTTCCAAACCTCTTATCCTCCACTCTCTCTCAATCTCCATCTAGAAGAAAAAACAAGCATTTCCATTTCTACACTCCTTTACTCTCTCCCTTTCCTAGCCATGTAATTTATTTTCCCCTCCAAACAATGCAAGACACCCTTAATCTCACCACAacctccacctccacctccaccaccaccacaaaaCCACTTAATCCTCCCTCAAAATTCAATTTCCCACCAAAACCCCACAAATTTCCACCCCTCAAAACCTTCAAATTCCCAACCTTTTCCTCCAAAACCACCATTATTCACCCTCTAAAACCTTCCAAGATCCAACCTTTACCCAAAACCCACCCCAAAAAACTCATCCCTTCTTCACCTCACCCTGAATTCCAAGAAAAAACCCTCTTTTTAGACTCTCTTGGATTGGATTCTCTCTCTACATTCCCCCATTCCTCCATTGTTGCATCTCCTCCTCTTTCAGACCTCAAATGCTTCTTTGATTACCTCATTTCCCTTGGCTTTACACCTCCTCAACTCCGCCGTATTCTCTCAATGTGCCCTTCAATCCTTTCTCTACATTTCCATCAAGCTGCCTCAGTTTTTGCTTTCCTTTTAAGGGAAGTTAAAGTACCCGCCCCAAATCTCCCTAAAGTCATCTGCAATCGCCCACATATCCTTGTTTCCGACGTCGACACTCGGCTTAGACCCACCTTATATTTCCTTCAAAGCATTGGAATTCATGAGGTAAATAAGCATACTAATCTTCTTTCAGCTTCAGTTGAGGACAAATTCATGCCTAAAATTGATTACTTTGAGAAAGTGGGTTTTGCATACCATGATTCTATTTCTATGTTTAGGAGGTTTCCTCCTTTGTTTTGTTATAGTGTGAAGGATAATTTTGAGCCTAAATATACTTACTTTGTGGTGGAAATGGGGAGAGATTTGAAGGAATTGAAGGAATTTCctcaatatttttcttttagtttAGAAAAGAGGATAAAACCTAGGCATCAAATTTGTGTAGAAAGTGGGGTTTGTTTTCCTCTTCCTTTAatgttgaagatgaaggaaTATGAATTTAGAAAGAGATTGGATGTTTGTTGTAATTCTTCTATGCCTAAGAGCAATTCCCCTTTGTGGGTTTCTAAGATTTGTGAATTGTAATTGCCAATACATTGTAGAGAATTTTCATTGTTTTagctattataatttataacatatatgaATATGATCAAGTGAATATATATGAATGTTAATAGATTATCAATCAATAATATCAATCAATAATACATGATGTTTGAGatctttttttggtttgttgatCAATCTATTGCCTTGATGTTGTATGATGTTTATTGGGATGGGCTTGGAATGGCAGTCTAATAAGTGTCGTCACAAATCGGAAAAAGTGAATTATGGTTgtgttttaggttttttttggtCATTTCGAGCGAATTGCGAATTTGAAAAAGTGATTTAGCCAACGAATTATGTAATACTGATCCACACTAACTTAAACATTATAGCTTTATTGTGTGTAAGGCCGTATTTGTTTATAGGATTAGGAGGACATCAAGGCATTTTTGAGACACTtatactatgtttggatagaTGGAAATTGATGGAAAATAACGGGAGGGGAGGAAAACGAAGAGATTGTATTTTCTTCATTTGGATAATAAAAGATGAGGGCCGGAAGGGAAGGAAATAGGAGGGAAAAATTCCTTCATATTttgtacaaaataaataattcccATACTGGAAAGATTTGAGAGGAAACACACTCTAAATCTTTTCTCCCTTTCCCCGccttcctttccctttccttCCCCTCCTAAATTGGTATCCAAACATAGTTTCAGTTATCATGTACCTAACATTGAGATGATAAATGTATGTCTATGACTGGTTTGAGAATTTTATACTATTTAGGGAGCGAAACTGTGGCTGAGTAGTGAGTTATGCTAGCGAGTCATTCATACCTGAAGGCTGGAGTCAGAGTTAGAGTCAAGAGTTAGCAATCCAATATCCCGCACAAATCAGGGTAATATGAATGCCAACACGTCATACCTTGCTGCCTTTGGTGCAGATTTTTGTGTGTTATTCGCAGTAGTTGAAAACTCATGTTAACCTATGTAGTCTCTTGGTTGGAATACTGGAATGAAATGTGCCATAAGAGTTTGTACTGCAAGTACCTTTCACATTTGTTCCTAACTGAAGATAAAAAATTTATGAAGTTGATTTAGAGAGTTGGGTGTGCTAGTTCTAGACTAAGAAGGTATTTTTAAGCATATTGGATTCTGATTTCATATTCAATCTTCATACAAATACATTCCATCATCCCTATATCACTTGATATTTTAGGCGGattggattttgattttgttgtacATAACATCGGAAAGATCCATGTTTTGAACACTTCCGGGAGCTAGAGTTGTGGTTGAGCGGTGAGTTATGCTAGCGAGTAGCAAGTCATACCTAAAGGCGTGTTATGATTAAAGATCCTTTCGGTCTTTGGCTCGTGTTTTTGAGTGTCATTGGCCCGTAGTTGAATTTGACGTTTACCTTTAAACTTTTGTTTGGTATACTAGTAGAATAGAAGGTGCTATTACACTATGTTTGAACagtaaatttcttttgtttttgttccTAATTCTCAAGATAAGATTTCATGAAATTGATTCAAAGAGTTGGGTGTGCTAGTTCAAAAGTGAGAAGGTTTCTTTATGTGCTCAACATTGTCTGTGTTGTCTATTGGGTTCTGATTTCCTGTTCAATCTTAGTAGTACAGAAAACATTTCATGACTCGAATGCAACTAACGGCTCTCTTGATTGTTGGTATTATTAAATAACAGTAATGATCCTAAAATATATCATGTTATTAAACTATACATGTGCGCTATGTCCCCTATTCCTATTTACCCTTGTCTCTTCTTTTCTTTAAAAAGAAACAATTAGAATTTTGGCACCCCCCACTTCTCAATCTGGTAACTTTCTACTAGGGACAGATACAGCCTTATTTAATGCGCTCAACTAATAGCaattaacaatatatatatatatatatatatatatatatatatatatatataagtgta
The Amaranthus tricolor cultivar Red isolate AtriRed21 chromosome 11, ASM2621246v1, whole genome shotgun sequence DNA segment above includes these coding regions:
- the LOC130827790 gene encoding 2-Cys peroxiredoxin BAS1, chloroplastic-like; translated protein: MSNTKCCLGKGHNHNYPLNSHFTRSNLNTLLIHSHPTHLAHPRHKFSTPKREEQRRSTMASIASSSAILSPNPRAFSSKSSAPMAVASLKPFPQTLNVSSNFTKSFQSPRSLSSCRSPSSKRSFTVCASSDVPLVGNVAPDFEAEAVFDQEFINVKLSDYRGKKYVILFFYPLDFTFVCPTEITAFSDRYAEFEKLNTEILGVSTDSVFSHLAWVQTDRKSGGLGDLSYPLVSDVTKSISKAYNVLIPDQGIALRGLFIIDKEGVIQHSTINNLAIGRSVDETLRTLQALQYVQENPDEVCPAGWKPGEKSMKPDPKLSKEYFSAI
- the LOC130826716 gene encoding transcription termination factor MTEF1, chloroplastic, whose amino-acid sequence is MVLANPIALDYKDIPCNLPNLLSSTLSQSPSRRKNKHFHFYTPLLSPFPSHVIYFPLQTMQDTLNLTTTSTSTSTTTTKPLNPPSKFNFPPKPHKFPPLKTFKFPTFSSKTTIIHPLKPSKIQPLPKTHPKKLIPSSPHPEFQEKTLFLDSLGLDSLSTFPHSSIVASPPLSDLKCFFDYLISLGFTPPQLRRILSMCPSILSLHFHQAASVFAFLLREVKVPAPNLPKVICNRPHILVSDVDTRLRPTLYFLQSIGIHEVNKHTNLLSASVEDKFMPKIDYFEKVGFAYHDSISMFRRFPPLFCYSVKDNFEPKYTYFVVEMGRDLKELKEFPQYFSFSLEKRIKPRHQICVESGVCFPLPLMLKMKEYEFRKRLDVCCNSSMPKSNSPLWVSKICEL